The Streptomyces sp. DH-12 genome has a window encoding:
- a CDS encoding type I polyketide synthase: MQQCERAVAVVGIGCRLPGGITDLDGLWSVLREGRDMVTEMPADRFPRDRTVDPGAVRPGRSYTAAGGFLPDVASFDAAYFGMSPAEARHVDPQQRLLLEMAAEALDDAGVPAESLAGSDTSVYVGVSDPAYGVGLSMTQDHTSPHTMPGATLSITANRLSYAFDLRGPSMAVDTACSSALVALDRACRTLHEGTGRVALAAGVNVLVSPYSFAGFSYAGMLSRRGRCAAFSADADGFVRAEGGAVLVLKRLADAVADGDRIHAVLAATGNNTDGRSTGMIVPSAETQEALLHAVYARAGVGPDDLLYVEAHGTGTQAGDPAEAEAIGRALGRRRGRGPLPIGSVKSNLGHLEPASGMAGLLKAILVLRHRLVPKSLHALPLNPRIDFDGLNLAPAVEPVPVPDDERAAVGVSAFGFGGANAHAVVVPPPAAPEPEPDGPGRPLPLMVSARSGAALKELAGRMAERLRAADPGEFHDLARTSTVRRTAHPHRAAVLAADPADAARQLDLLAAAEPARGAVVRVSEREGTAFVYSGNASQWPGMGADLLDAEPVFRRAVEEADAALARHLGRSVAKELAHPSPRAWQRTEIAQPALFALQVGLTALLASHGVRPGAVAGHSVGEVAAAHAAGILTLDQAALVIAERSRTQGTTAGRGRMAAVGLPEERAREELARHDGSLEIAGVNSDRDVTVAGDADALAAWGADLTARGVFFRDLGLDYAFHSRAMDPIREPLLTALDGLAPAPARIPFVSTVTGALLDGPELDAGYWWRNVREPVRFAEAAARLTDGHAGTLVEIGPHPVLRPYLRRTGATCVPTLHRDGDGRRETAAAVCAVLAAVPGADLRAHFPRQGRVADLPAYPWQRQRYWHGTPQGLISGTSGNGLLDHPLVGERMPAPHPVWHGTVEPQLVPWLGDHRIGDDVLMPAAAYVDMALSAGRLALDRPVEVRHLEIGRPLSVPWPDPTPVALQTAVTPDDGTLTVSVREEHHGECRPVVRAQVRTLLGAAPGPLDADAVRARCERTVDGPEFYRACHAVGLNCGPAFQLIERIDAGDGEVLVSYRLRHDAAAHTAHPVLLDAPLQATVALAGPTAESAGFLPTVFGAVRVWRTPSPTGIVHLRRRSRSANEMCWDITYADPDGTVTAEIDGCRTRRGHLTGDTPLTVQRTVLRAAPHPGAPADPGPLPAPAELARAAAPRLTAARAALDDTGHHRFVAAAGRAGAHCWAAALRGLLTDPGAPFTVADLVAGGMQPRHRRAARLMLPLLAAHGLARQDGDHWRLTGAGETPGTVLRALVEDHPGHGAETLLLNRQLCRLPEVVRGVTDAADLLPPGDSTLDQLHETGPAHRYTHRAVQAVLGALVERWPADRPLRVLEIGATTGALTAAALPVLPADRTRYVCTAPAGSGFARAEHRFARYDFTRYRTLDPDSDLLAQGLPRGGFHLVLAGDALHATTDVAATLRRLRTVLAPGGHLLAAEPHDAVLQALRSGMLNDFWERDDRALRPACRVLPRDRWAPLLEECGFTGVVQHGPEDRSLLLAAAPREREAAAPGGDGASEAAVEASRTVRDAAQAATEPPRTPADAAPWVIAVEDGTETATARELAALLGGAAVVTAPDDPAAWRGTLPAGTGPRVVLLLAEPGPDDTVPRTVRRAALLRSLAAACASAEGRTQPQVWLVTRPTGLFPAPEQPAHPGDAAVWAACRTLANERPDLSLRRLSCHRTGDPAADARRLAGELLAAGDDDPGAREDEVVLTGGGRFVPRQAQHPAGEAPAVPAGTPYVLEVRDPGLHRRLVWRETELPVPGPGEVTVELRAVALNYRDPMRANGLLPPEAVEGSPLARGLGTDGAGIVHAVGPGVRGLRPGDRVTGLMPAALASHTTTPAAAVVRIPDAMSFAEAATFPVAFLTVHHTLVHQARLTEGETVLVHGGAGAVGLAVLQCARRQGARVIATAGTETKRDLLRTLGADHVLDSRSLDFVPRVRELTGGRGVDVVVNSLSGEAIARGLDLLRPNGRFIELGKRDIFRNNPLTLRPFDRSLTFIGFNLDAVIDSPALRSRLLEDFGALVDAGAYRPLPHTAHPAARVDEAFHLLQHSRHTGKVVVTFDPLDEPVPVEPAPGALRLDGDGTYLVTGGTSGFGAATARRLADLGARHLALVSRRGPEAPEAPALLRDLTERGVRTTVHAADVTDEAALRRIVDAVDAGGHPLRGVVHAAMHMDDAALADLTDERFAAVMAPKAGGAALLDRLTAGRDLDLFLAHSSVSAAIGNPGQAAYAAANAYLEALARARRAAGRPGTALAWGPIGGTGYVARTGMESAMTGRGLELLDPGEALDAAGRLLAAGTDVAGVGRYRWGAARHLLPALATPRFARLAPATGVASPDARDELLRTLAGLSAEEAVEKITETLTQLLATVLQTDPSGLDAAHNVTDYGLDSLLGMQFLVQARDLFDVRLAPADLATGRTLGHFARLVHQRLGLGAGEERPGE, translated from the coding sequence ATGCAGCAGTGCGAACGAGCCGTGGCGGTGGTGGGGATCGGCTGCCGGCTTCCGGGAGGCATCACCGATCTGGACGGGCTGTGGTCCGTGTTGCGCGAGGGGCGGGACATGGTCACCGAGATGCCCGCCGACCGCTTCCCCAGGGACCGGACGGTCGACCCGGGAGCGGTCCGTCCGGGCCGCAGCTACACCGCCGCCGGCGGCTTCCTGCCGGACGTGGCCTCCTTCGACGCCGCCTACTTCGGCATGTCGCCCGCCGAGGCCCGGCACGTGGACCCGCAGCAGCGGCTCCTGCTGGAGATGGCCGCCGAGGCCCTCGACGACGCCGGCGTCCCCGCCGAGTCGCTGGCCGGGTCGGACACCAGCGTGTACGTCGGCGTCTCCGACCCGGCGTACGGCGTCGGCCTGTCGATGACGCAGGACCACACCAGCCCGCACACCATGCCCGGCGCCACCCTGTCCATCACCGCCAACCGCCTGTCGTACGCCTTCGACCTGCGCGGCCCCAGCATGGCCGTCGACACCGCCTGCTCCTCCGCCCTGGTCGCCCTGGACCGCGCCTGCCGCACCCTGCACGAGGGCACAGGACGCGTCGCCCTCGCCGCCGGCGTCAACGTCCTGGTCAGTCCCTACTCGTTCGCCGGATTCTCGTACGCCGGCATGCTGTCCCGGCGCGGGCGGTGCGCGGCCTTCTCCGCCGACGCCGACGGCTTCGTCCGCGCCGAGGGCGGCGCCGTCCTCGTCCTCAAACGCCTCGCCGACGCGGTCGCGGACGGCGACCGGATCCACGCCGTGCTCGCCGCCACCGGCAACAACACCGACGGCCGCAGCACCGGCATGATCGTGCCCAGCGCCGAGACGCAGGAGGCGCTGCTGCACGCGGTGTACGCGCGGGCCGGCGTCGGCCCCGACGACCTGCTGTACGTCGAGGCGCACGGCACCGGCACCCAGGCCGGCGACCCCGCGGAGGCCGAGGCCATCGGCCGTGCCCTCGGCCGGCGGCGCGGCCGCGGCCCGCTGCCGATCGGCTCGGTGAAGTCCAACCTCGGCCACCTGGAACCCGCCTCCGGCATGGCGGGCCTGCTCAAGGCGATCCTGGTGCTGCGCCACCGGCTCGTCCCGAAGTCCCTGCACGCCCTCCCGCTCAACCCCCGCATCGACTTCGACGGCCTGAACCTCGCCCCCGCCGTCGAGCCCGTCCCCGTACCGGACGACGAGCGGGCCGCCGTCGGCGTGAGCGCCTTCGGCTTCGGCGGGGCCAACGCCCACGCCGTCGTCGTCCCGCCGCCCGCCGCGCCGGAACCGGAGCCCGACGGGCCCGGACGCCCCCTGCCGCTGATGGTGTCTGCGCGCTCCGGCGCGGCGCTCAAGGAACTGGCCGGCCGCATGGCCGAGCGGCTGCGGGCCGCGGACCCGGGGGAGTTCCACGACCTGGCCCGCACCAGCACCGTACGGCGCACCGCCCACCCGCACCGCGCCGCCGTCCTGGCCGCCGACCCGGCGGACGCCGCCCGGCAGCTCGACCTCCTGGCGGCCGCGGAACCCGCCCGCGGCGCCGTCGTCCGCGTGAGCGAGCGGGAAGGCACCGCGTTCGTCTACTCCGGCAACGCCTCCCAGTGGCCCGGCATGGGCGCCGACCTGCTCGACGCCGAACCGGTCTTCCGCCGGGCCGTCGAGGAGGCCGACGCGGCCCTCGCCCGGCACCTGGGCCGCTCCGTCGCCAAGGAACTGGCCCACCCCTCACCCCGTGCCTGGCAGCGCACGGAGATCGCCCAGCCCGCCCTGTTCGCCCTGCAGGTGGGGCTCACCGCGCTGCTCGCCTCGCACGGGGTGCGGCCCGGCGCCGTGGCCGGGCACAGCGTCGGCGAGGTCGCCGCCGCCCACGCCGCCGGCATCCTCACCCTGGACCAGGCCGCCCTGGTGATCGCCGAACGCAGCCGCACCCAGGGCACCACCGCCGGCCGGGGCCGCATGGCCGCCGTCGGCCTGCCCGAGGAGCGGGCCCGCGAGGAACTGGCCCGCCACGACGGCTCCTTGGAGATCGCGGGCGTCAACAGCGACCGGGACGTGACCGTCGCCGGGGACGCCGACGCGCTCGCCGCCTGGGGCGCGGACCTCACCGCCCGCGGCGTGTTCTTCCGCGACCTCGGCCTCGACTACGCCTTCCACAGCCGGGCCATGGACCCCATCCGCGAGCCGCTGCTCACCGCGCTGGACGGACTCGCCCCCGCCCCCGCCCGCATCCCGTTCGTCTCCACCGTCACCGGCGCCCTCCTGGACGGGCCCGAACTGGACGCCGGCTACTGGTGGCGCAACGTGCGCGAACCGGTCAGGTTCGCCGAGGCCGCCGCCCGCCTCACCGACGGCCACGCCGGCACCCTCGTGGAGATCGGCCCGCACCCGGTGCTCCGCCCCTACCTGCGCCGCACCGGCGCCACCTGCGTGCCCACCCTGCACCGCGACGGCGACGGCCGGCGCGAGACGGCCGCCGCGGTCTGTGCCGTCCTCGCCGCCGTGCCCGGCGCGGACCTGCGCGCGCACTTCCCCCGCCAGGGCCGCGTCGCCGACCTGCCCGCCTACCCCTGGCAGCGGCAGCGGTACTGGCACGGCACCCCGCAGGGCCTGATCAGCGGCACCAGCGGCAACGGCCTGCTCGACCACCCCCTCGTCGGCGAACGGATGCCCGCCCCGCACCCGGTGTGGCACGGCACCGTCGAACCGCAGCTGGTGCCCTGGCTCGGCGACCACAGGATCGGCGACGACGTCCTCATGCCGGCCGCCGCCTACGTCGACATGGCGCTCAGCGCGGGCCGGCTGGCCCTGGACCGGCCCGTCGAGGTGCGGCACCTGGAGATCGGCCGGCCGCTGTCCGTGCCGTGGCCCGACCCGACCCCGGTCGCCCTCCAGACCGCCGTCACCCCCGACGACGGCACGCTCACCGTCAGCGTCCGCGAGGAACACCACGGGGAGTGCCGGCCCGTCGTCCGCGCCCAGGTCCGCACCCTGCTCGGCGCCGCACCCGGCCCGCTCGACGCCGACGCGGTGCGCGCCCGTTGCGAACGCACCGTGGACGGCCCCGAGTTCTACCGCGCCTGCCACGCCGTCGGCCTGAACTGCGGCCCCGCCTTCCAGCTCATCGAGCGCATCGACGCCGGCGACGGCGAGGTCCTCGTCTCCTACCGGCTGCGGCACGACGCCGCCGCCCACACCGCCCACCCGGTCCTGCTCGACGCCCCGCTCCAGGCCACCGTCGCCCTCGCCGGACCGACCGCGGAGTCCGCCGGGTTCCTGCCCACCGTGTTCGGCGCCGTCCGCGTCTGGCGCACCCCCTCGCCCACCGGGATCGTGCACCTGCGCCGGCGCTCCCGCAGCGCCAACGAGATGTGCTGGGACATCACCTACGCCGACCCCGACGGCACGGTCACCGCCGAGATCGACGGCTGCCGCACCCGCCGCGGCCACCTGACCGGCGACACCCCGCTCACCGTCCAGCGCACCGTGCTCCGCGCCGCCCCGCACCCGGGCGCCCCGGCGGACCCCGGCCCGCTGCCCGCCCCCGCCGAACTGGCCCGCGCCGCCGCCCCCCGCCTCACCGCCGCACGGGCCGCCCTGGACGACACCGGCCACCACCGCTTCGTCGCCGCCGCCGGACGCGCCGGCGCCCACTGCTGGGCCGCCGCCCTGCGCGGCCTGCTCACCGACCCCGGCGCCCCCTTCACCGTCGCCGACCTGGTGGCGGGCGGCATGCAGCCCCGGCACCGGCGGGCGGCCCGCCTCATGCTGCCGCTGCTGGCCGCGCACGGCCTCGCCCGGCAGGACGGCGACCACTGGCGGCTGACCGGCGCCGGCGAGACGCCCGGGACCGTGCTGCGGGCGCTGGTGGAGGACCACCCCGGCCACGGCGCCGAGACCCTCCTGCTCAACCGGCAGCTGTGCCGCCTGCCCGAGGTGGTGCGGGGCGTCACCGACGCGGCCGACCTCCTGCCGCCCGGCGACAGCACCCTCGACCAGCTCCACGAGACCGGCCCCGCCCACCGCTACACCCACCGGGCCGTACAGGCGGTGCTCGGCGCCCTCGTCGAACGCTGGCCCGCGGACCGGCCGTTGCGCGTCCTGGAGATCGGAGCCACCACCGGCGCCCTGACCGCCGCGGCCCTGCCCGTGCTCCCCGCCGACCGCACGCGGTACGTCTGCACGGCTCCCGCCGGCAGCGGCTTCGCCCGCGCCGAACACCGTTTCGCCCGCTACGACTTCACCCGGTACCGCACCCTGGACCCGGACAGCGACCTTCTCGCCCAGGGTCTGCCGCGCGGCGGCTTCCACCTCGTCCTCGCGGGCGACGCCCTGCACGCCACCACCGACGTCGCCGCGACCCTGCGCCGGCTGCGCACCGTGCTCGCCCCCGGCGGCCACCTGCTGGCAGCCGAACCCCACGATGCCGTGCTGCAGGCGCTGCGGTCCGGCATGCTGAACGACTTCTGGGAGCGCGACGACCGCGCGCTGCGCCCCGCCTGCCGCGTCCTGCCCCGCGACCGGTGGGCGCCGCTGCTGGAGGAGTGCGGCTTCACCGGCGTCGTCCAGCACGGCCCGGAGGACCGCAGCCTGCTCCTCGCCGCCGCGCCTCGGGAGCGGGAGGCCGCCGCACCGGGCGGTGACGGCGCGTCCGAGGCCGCCGTCGAGGCGTCCCGGACGGTGAGGGACGCGGCGCAGGCCGCCACCGAGCCGCCCCGTACGCCCGCGGACGCCGCTCCCTGGGTGATCGCCGTCGAGGACGGCACTGAGACGGCGACCGCGCGGGAACTGGCCGCCCTGCTCGGCGGGGCCGCCGTCGTCACCGCGCCCGACGACCCCGCCGCCTGGCGCGGAACGCTCCCCGCCGGCACCGGCCCGCGCGTCGTCCTGCTGCTCGCGGAGCCCGGCCCGGACGACACCGTCCCGCGGACCGTCCGCCGCGCCGCCCTGCTGCGCTCCCTGGCCGCCGCCTGCGCGTCCGCCGAGGGCCGCACGCAGCCCCAGGTGTGGCTGGTCACGCGGCCCACCGGTCTGTTCCCGGCCCCCGAGCAGCCGGCCCACCCGGGCGACGCGGCCGTCTGGGCGGCCTGCCGCACCCTCGCCAACGAGCGGCCCGACCTGAGCCTGCGGCGCCTGTCCTGCCACCGCACCGGCGACCCCGCCGCCGACGCCCGGCGCCTCGCCGGGGAACTCCTCGCCGCCGGCGACGACGACCCGGGCGCCCGCGAGGACGAGGTCGTGCTGACCGGGGGAGGACGGTTCGTCCCCCGGCAGGCGCAGCACCCGGCGGGCGAGGCCCCGGCCGTCCCGGCCGGCACGCCGTACGTCCTGGAGGTCCGCGACCCCGGCCTGCACCGGCGGCTGGTCTGGCGCGAGACGGAGCTGCCGGTACCGGGACCGGGTGAGGTGACCGTCGAGCTGCGGGCCGTGGCCCTGAACTACCGCGACCCCATGCGCGCCAACGGCCTGCTGCCGCCCGAGGCGGTGGAGGGCAGCCCCCTCGCGAGGGGGCTCGGCACCGACGGTGCGGGCATCGTGCACGCCGTCGGACCCGGCGTGCGCGGACTGCGGCCCGGCGACCGGGTCACCGGCCTCATGCCGGCCGCCCTCGCCTCCCACACGACGACCCCCGCGGCCGCCGTCGTCCGCATCCCCGACGCGATGAGCTTCGCGGAGGCGGCCACCTTCCCCGTCGCCTTCCTGACCGTCCACCACACCCTGGTCCACCAGGCCCGCCTCACGGAGGGCGAGACCGTCCTCGTGCACGGCGGCGCCGGGGCGGTCGGCCTCGCCGTCCTCCAGTGCGCCCGCCGGCAGGGCGCCCGTGTCATCGCCACCGCGGGCACGGAGACCAAGCGGGACCTGCTGCGCACGCTCGGCGCCGACCACGTCCTCGACTCCCGCAGCCTGGACTTCGTCCCGCGGGTGCGCGAACTCACCGGCGGGCGGGGCGTGGACGTCGTGGTGAACTCCCTCAGCGGCGAGGCCATCGCCCGCGGCCTCGACCTGCTCCGCCCCAACGGCCGCTTCATCGAGCTCGGCAAGCGGGACATCTTCCGCAACAACCCGCTCACACTGCGCCCGTTCGACCGCAGCCTCACCTTCATCGGCTTCAACCTCGACGCCGTCATCGACTCCCCGGCCCTGCGCTCCCGGCTCCTGGAGGACTTCGGCGCCCTGGTCGACGCCGGCGCCTACCGCCCGCTGCCCCACACGGCCCACCCCGCCGCCCGGGTCGACGAGGCGTTCCACCTCCTCCAGCACTCCCGGCACACCGGGAAGGTCGTGGTCACCTTCGACCCGCTCGACGAACCCGTCCCGGTGGAGCCCGCGCCCGGCGCCCTCCGCCTCGACGGCGACGGCACCTACCTGGTCACCGGCGGCACGAGCGGCTTCGGCGCCGCCACCGCCCGCCGGCTCGCCGACCTGGGCGCCCGGCACCTGGCCCTCGTCTCCCGCCGGGGCCCCGAAGCGCCCGAGGCGCCCGCCCTGCTCCGGGACCTCACCGAACGGGGCGTACGGACCACCGTCCACGCCGCCGACGTCACCGACGAGGCCGCGCTGCGCCGGATCGTCGACGCCGTGGACGCCGGCGGGCACCCCCTGCGCGGTGTCGTGCACGCGGCCATGCACATGGACGACGCGGCGCTCGCCGACCTCACCGACGAGCGGTTCGCCGCCGTGATGGCGCCCAAGGCGGGTGGCGCGGCCCTCCTCGACCGCCTCACCGCGGGCCGCGACCTGGACCTGTTCCTCGCCCACTCGTCCGTGTCCGCCGCCATCGGCAATCCGGGGCAGGCCGCCTACGCGGCGGCCAACGCGTACCTGGAGGCGCTCGCCCGGGCCCGCCGCGCCGCCGGCCGGCCGGGCACGGCCCTGGCCTGGGGGCCGATCGGCGGCACCGGGTACGTCGCGCGCACCGGGATGGAGTCCGCGATGACCGGACGCGGCCTCGAACTCCTCGACCCCGGCGAGGCCCTGGACGCGGCCGGACGCCTGCTGGCCGCCGGGACCGACGTCGCGGGGGTGGGCCGCTACCGCTGGGGAGCCGCACGCCACCTGCTGCCCGCGCTGGCCACCCCCCGGTTCGCCCGGCTGGCCCCGGCCACCGGCGTGGCCTCCCCGGACGCCCGCGACGAGCTGCTGCGCACCCTGGCCGGGCTGTCCGCCGAGGAGGCCGTGGAGAAGATCACCGAGACGCTCACCCAGCTCCTCGCGACGGTCCTCCAGACCGACCCGTCGGGCCTGGACGCGGCGCACAACGTCACCGACTACGGCCTGGACTCACTGCTCGGCATGCAGTTCCTGGTCCAGGCGAGGGACCTGTTCGACGTCCGCCTCGCTCCGGCCGATCTGGCCACCGGCCGCACCCTCGGGCACTTCGCCCGCCTGGTGCACCAGCGCCTCGGCCTCGGGGCCGGCGAGGAGCGGCCGGGGGAGTAG
- a CDS encoding 3-oxoacyl-[acyl-carrier-protein] synthase III C-terminal domain-containing protein, producing the protein MPEALRARIAAVTAHLPSRYRTMEEIRARIAATGGYAPPPGLLEDLTGVRGVHVHEEGENASDLAVTAARQALDEAGLKIGDVDLLLFASTAQDLIEPATSHLVAAKLGATCPVFDVKNACNSVLNAMEVATSFIEAGRYRTVLIACGEPATLATRWHAPDRQTLLRALPGYTASDAGAAMILTAGPAGDGDSGVLSLRFASNSAAWEACTVAGGGSMHHLSVHDDHTTLRLNGDLRQGALDALPRILETAAEELGAVSSCAFVAFHQIAMPQYRETLEMFGLPEDRCMPAVAEHGNCAAASLPLQLTKAVRADRIERGDLVAMIGLASGFSFGLALVRW; encoded by the coding sequence GTGCCCGAAGCCCTGCGTGCCCGCATCGCGGCCGTCACCGCCCATCTGCCGTCCCGTTACCGGACCATGGAGGAGATCCGTGCCCGGATCGCCGCGACCGGCGGCTACGCGCCGCCCCCCGGCCTGCTGGAGGACCTCACCGGGGTGCGCGGCGTCCATGTGCACGAGGAGGGCGAGAACGCCTCCGACCTCGCCGTGACCGCCGCCCGCCAGGCGCTCGACGAGGCGGGACTGAAGATCGGCGACGTCGACCTGCTGCTGTTCGCGTCCACCGCGCAGGACCTGATCGAGCCCGCCACCTCCCACCTCGTCGCGGCCAAACTGGGCGCCACCTGCCCGGTGTTCGACGTGAAGAACGCCTGCAACAGCGTCCTCAACGCGATGGAGGTGGCGACGTCGTTCATCGAGGCGGGCCGCTACCGCACGGTGCTGATCGCCTGCGGCGAGCCCGCCACCCTGGCGACCCGCTGGCACGCCCCCGACCGGCAGACCCTGCTGCGGGCCCTGCCGGGCTACACCGCCTCCGACGCGGGCGCGGCGATGATCCTCACCGCGGGACCGGCGGGCGACGGCGACTCCGGTGTGCTGTCGCTGCGGTTCGCCAGCAACTCCGCGGCCTGGGAGGCCTGCACGGTGGCCGGCGGGGGCAGCATGCACCACCTGTCGGTGCACGACGACCACACCACGCTGCGGCTCAACGGCGACCTGCGGCAGGGCGCCCTGGACGCGCTGCCGCGCATCCTCGAGACGGCGGCGGAGGAGCTGGGCGCGGTGTCGTCCTGCGCGTTCGTCGCCTTCCACCAGATCGCGATGCCGCAGTACCGGGAGACGCTCGAGATGTTCGGGCTGCCGGAGGACCGGTGCATGCCCGCGGTGGCCGAGCACGGCAACTGCGCTGCGGCCTCCCTGCCGTTGCAGCTGACGAAGGCGGTGCGCGCCGACCGGATCGAGCGCGGGGACCTGGTGGCGATGATCGGCCTGGCCAGCGGGTTCAGCTTCGGCCTGGCCCTGGTCCGGTGGTGA
- a CDS encoding alpha/beta fold hydrolase — protein MRAGRAPAADALERLMPGYPAPRHWRRVPVTGQHYLDLGDGRPVLFLHGNPSWSYVWRGLLHRLAPHARCLAPDLPGFGMSRHLRPAGGVPDPYEAQLEGLDALHRHLVRDRGLPAGGWTFVLHDWGGPLGAAWALRNPGVVDRLVVCNTVAFPFPEGFRLPFYLRWIRDHRPVAGLVHLTNGFARTAVRAGVHRPLSPAERRALLRPYARRAERGAVTDAVRAIPRDPADPVWRLLEPPAPGPGLAELPLLVGWGMRDPVFTPDLLGEWERRFPRAAVHRFPEAGHYVMEDAAPELAYLVRDFLGER, from the coding sequence GTGCGGGCGGGGCGGGCCCCGGCGGCCGACGCGCTGGAGCGGCTGATGCCGGGATACCCGGCGCCCCGGCACTGGCGGCGCGTGCCGGTGACCGGACAGCACTACCTCGACCTCGGCGACGGACGGCCGGTGCTGTTCCTGCACGGCAACCCGTCGTGGAGCTACGTCTGGCGCGGGCTGCTGCACCGGCTGGCCCCGCACGCCCGCTGTCTGGCGCCCGACCTGCCGGGGTTCGGGATGTCCCGGCACCTGCGCCCGGCGGGCGGCGTGCCCGACCCGTACGAGGCGCAGCTGGAGGGCCTGGACGCCCTCCACCGCCACCTGGTGCGCGACCGCGGCCTGCCCGCGGGGGGCTGGACGTTCGTGCTGCACGACTGGGGCGGTCCGCTCGGCGCGGCCTGGGCGCTGCGCAACCCGGGCGTGGTGGACCGGCTCGTCGTCTGCAACACGGTGGCCTTCCCCTTCCCCGAGGGGTTCCGGCTGCCGTTCTACCTGCGCTGGATCCGCGACCACCGGCCGGTCGCCGGCCTGGTCCACCTGACCAACGGTTTCGCCCGGACCGCCGTGCGCGCCGGGGTGCACCGCCCGCTGTCCCCGGCCGAGCGCCGCGCTCTCCTCAGGCCGTACGCCCGCCGCGCCGAACGCGGGGCGGTGACCGACGCCGTGCGGGCCATTCCCCGGGACCCGGCCGACCCCGTCTGGCGGCTCCTCGAACCGCCCGCTCCCGGACCGGGGCTGGCAGAGCTGCCGCTGCTCGTCGGCTGGGGCATGCGCGACCCCGTCTTCACCCCGGACCTGCTGGGCGAGTGGGAGCGCCGCTTCCCCCGGGCCGCCGTCCACCGCTTCCCGGAGGCCGGCCACTACGTGATGGAGGACGCGGCGCCCGAACTGGCGTACCTCGTCCGCGACTTCCTGGGGGAACGATGA
- a CDS encoding AMP-binding protein — translation MTTTVSGLAARLAGRPDGLALVTCRGGASREVGRGELLRGCHRIARALREAGVRPGHKAVVMTRDAHDLTAVTYALGVLGAVPVLIEPRAEVGRCLEDVAPDVFVGEALAHLGRRVLRWGRPHVRIPLVTGPVPVPGVRRLVTAAPDAGPVTPPAPYEPDADDTALIAFTSGSTGRPKGAEYRLSTVAGQLDALTALIGPRPDDVLLAGFLPIALLGPLLGPVTVVPAVDHLAPARTRPREVVGPVLEHRATVVLASPAVLTLLARHCVRHGVRLPSVRQVLSFGAPLRVGLAEALRAVVPDDAEILSVYGATECLPVSSIGDHELRDTRTAPPAGHAGTCLGRPLPGVRARILDADATGAGEIAVGGPTVSPAYHGRPDADAAAKSVTGEGLLHRTGDLGRIDDEGRLWFLGRRAHLVTGVDTDTGAAFTLAPEDLEATADTAPGVRRTALVGVGTARRELPVLCVELLPSVARAGALAAVREVVRGHPDGHRVGAFLLHPGFPTDPRHNSKTDRGRLAGWAARRLRGRLS, via the coding sequence ATGACCACGACCGTTTCCGGGCTCGCCGCCCGGCTGGCCGGCCGGCCCGACGGCCTCGCGCTGGTGACGTGCCGCGGGGGCGCCTCCCGCGAGGTCGGCCGGGGCGAGCTGCTGCGCGGCTGCCACCGGATCGCCCGCGCGCTGCGCGAGGCCGGGGTGCGGCCCGGCCACAAGGCCGTCGTGATGACGCGCGACGCCCACGACCTGACGGCCGTCACCTACGCCCTCGGCGTGCTCGGCGCCGTGCCGGTGCTGATCGAGCCGCGTGCCGAGGTGGGCCGCTGCCTGGAGGACGTCGCCCCGGACGTCTTCGTCGGTGAGGCCCTGGCCCATCTCGGGCGCCGCGTCCTGCGCTGGGGCCGACCGCACGTGCGCATCCCCCTGGTCACCGGCCCGGTCCCGGTCCCGGGCGTGCGGCGGCTGGTCACCGCGGCGCCGGACGCCGGCCCGGTGACCCCGCCGGCCCCGTACGAGCCCGACGCCGACGACACCGCCCTGATCGCCTTCACCTCCGGCTCCACGGGACGGCCCAAGGGCGCCGAGTACCGGCTCTCCACGGTGGCCGGGCAGCTCGACGCGCTGACCGCGCTGATCGGCCCCCGGCCCGACGACGTCCTCCTCGCCGGGTTCCTGCCCATCGCCCTGCTCGGTCCGCTGCTGGGGCCGGTCACCGTCGTCCCGGCGGTCGACCACCTGGCCCCGGCCCGCACCCGGCCGCGGGAGGTGGTGGGGCCGGTCCTGGAACACCGCGCCACCGTCGTCCTGGCGTCGCCCGCCGTGCTCACCCTGCTCGCGCGGCACTGCGTCCGCCACGGCGTCCGGCTGCCCTCGGTGCGGCAGGTGCTGTCCTTCGGCGCGCCGCTGCGCGTCGGCCTCGCCGAGGCGCTGCGCGCCGTGGTGCCGGACGACGCGGAGATCCTCAGCGTCTACGGCGCGACGGAGTGCCTGCCCGTCTCCTCGATCGGCGACCACGAGCTGCGCGACACCCGCACCGCCCCGCCCGCCGGGCATGCCGGCACCTGCCTGGGCCGCCCGTTGCCGGGCGTCCGGGCCCGGATCCTGGACGCCGACGCCACCGGGGCCGGCGAGATCGCGGTGGGCGGCCCCACCGTCAGCCCCGCCTACCACGGGCGCCCGGACGCCGACGCCGCCGCCAAGAGCGTCACCGGCGAGGGCCTGCTGCACCGCACGGGCGACCTCGGCCGGATCGACGACGAGGGGCGGCTGTGGTTCCTCGGCCGCAGGGCGCATCTGGTGACCGGGGTGGACACGGACACGGGCGCCGCCTTCACGCTCGCCCCCGAGGACCTGGAGGCGACGGCGGACACCGCGCCGGGCGTGCGGCGCACCGCCCTGGTCGGTGTCGGCACGGCCCGCCGCGAACTGCCCGTGCTCTGCGTGGAGCTGCTGCCCTCCGTCGCCCGCGCCGGCGCTCTGGCGGCCGTGCGGGAGGTCGTGCGGGGGCACCCGGACGGGCACCGGGTGGGCGCCTTCCTGCTGCATCCCGGCTTCCCCACCGACCCCCGGCACAACTCCAAGACCGACCGGGGCCGGCTGGCCGGCTGGGCCGCCCGGCGGCTGCGCGGGAGGCTGTCGTGA